A window of the Gossypium hirsutum isolate 1008001.06 chromosome A05, Gossypium_hirsutum_v2.1, whole genome shotgun sequence genome harbors these coding sequences:
- the LOC107904307 gene encoding auxin response factor 19 isoform X2, with protein sequence MGKSELTDGCLSDDAGEAPERRHINPELWQACAGPLVNLPAAGTHVVYFPQGHSEQVAASMKKDVDAQIPNYPNLPSKLLCLLHNVTLHADPETDEVYAQMTLQPVSSFDKEALLRSDLSLKSNKPQPEFFCKTLTASDTSTHGGFSVPRRAAEKIFPPLDFSMQTPAQELVARDLHENVWKFRHIYRGKPKRHLLTTGWSLFVSGKRLFAGDSVLFIRNETQQLLLGIRRANRQPANLSSSVLSSDSMHIGILAAAAHAAANNSPFTVFYNPRASLFEFVIPLAKYYKAVYNHQISPGMRFRMMFETEESGTRRYMGTITGISDIDPVRWKNSQWRNLQVGWDESTAGERRNRVSIWEIEPVTAPFFICPSPLFRSKRPRQPGMLADEYSDLDNLFKRPMPWLGDDICLKDSDAHPGLSLVQWMNMQQNPLLANSMQPNFMQSLAGSTMQNFDGADLSHQMGLSAPQMPQPNNLQFNAHRLPQKVQQLDQVPKLPSTMNSLGSIIQPQQLNDMTQQSRQNLVARTLPSSQVLQPQALVRSNNILHQQQTSNPTHQLPLSLPQNLQQQQQQHLVGPNHPQNLMHSQLPDPLNQHLQVPDNQVQFQLMQKLQQQQQLLLAQQSALQQPGQLAQPQDQQRQLLDASQSFSSSVTASQVLEMPQNIPTLLPQSNVAPQQMPKNNSQANVWFSQPPLQSKVQQQQTGMLPEVPGLVGPFQTTATNQFSTAVSSVMTSAAVAAPSVITDDNPSCSTSPSTNCPSVLQPMIDSKVHRSAGLGDDISQSAATVLNANALETMSTKANMVKEQQQKSVKPLLNISKSQNQGSFAPQNCINGATALADCLDTSSSTTSVCLSQSDAHLHQNTLSYNPQTMLLRDTSQEGEVQAYPRNNVSYGNNMDSQIEMPMNSDTLSAKGMMGLGKDFSNHLSSEGILASYENPKDAQQELSSSMVSQPYRVPDMAFNSIDPTINHSSFINRNAWTPPSQFQRLRTYTKVYKRGAVGRSIDITRYSGYDELKQDLARRFGIEGQLEDRGRVGWKLVYVDHENDVLLVGDDPWEEFINCVRCIKILSPQEVQQMSMDGEFGNSVLPNQDCSSSGNGNA encoded by the exons GTTGCAGCATCTATGAAGAAAGATGTGGATGCTCAAATTCCGAACTACCCAAATCTTCCTTCTAAGCTATTATGTCTCCTTCATAATGTCACCTTGCAT GCAGACCCAGAGACAGATGAAGTCTATGCTCAGATGACCCTCCAACCTGTTTCTTCG TTTGATAAGGAGGCGTTACTGAGATCAGATCTTTCTCTGAAGTCAAATAAGCCACAACCTGAATTCTTCTGTAAGACGTTGACAGCAAGTGATACAAGCACTCATGGAGGTTTTTCTGTTCCTCGACGTGCCGCCGAAAAGATTTTCCCTCCTCTT GATTTCTCGATGCAAACACCTGCTCAAGAACTTGTGGCCAGGGATCTGCATGAAAATGTCTGGAAGTTCCGCCATATCTATCGTG GAAAACCAAAGCGCCACTTGCTTACAACAGGATGGAGTCTATTTGTTAGTGGAAAGAGACTTTTTGCTGGTGATTCAGTTTTATTCATTAG AAATGAAACACAGCAGCTTCTCTTGGGTATAAGGCGTGCTAACAGGCAACCTGCCAATCTATCATCATCAGTACTGTCTAGTGATAGCATGCATATTGGCATCCTCGCTGCAGCTGCTCATGCAGCAGCAAACAATAGCCCTTTTACCGTGTTTTATAACCCAAG GGCTAGCCTATTTGAATTTGTTATTCCTTTAGCCAAGTACTATAAAGCAGTGTACAACCATCAAATATCACCTGGCATGCGCTTTCGAATGATGTTTGAAACTGAAGAGTCAGGAACAAGAAG GTATATGGGTACAATTACAGGAATCAGCGATATTGACCCTGTAAGATGGAAAAACTCACAATGGCGTAATTTGCAG GTTGGCTGGGACGAGTCAACTGCTGGGGAAAGACGTAATAGAGTATCCATTTGGGAAATCGAACCAGTTACAGCTCCATTTTTCATCTGTCCATCTCCATTGTTCAGATCTAAGCGTCCTAGGCAACCTGGAATGCTGG CTGATGAATACTCTGACTTAGATAATCTATTCAAGAGGCCAATGCCTTGGCTTGGTGATGATATATGCCTGAAGGATTCCGATGCTCATCCAGGGCTTAGCTTGGTCCAGTGGATGAACATGCAGCAAAATCCTCTGCTGGCAAACTCTATGCAGCCAAATTTCATGCAGTCTCTGGCTGGGTCTACTATGCAAAACTTTGACGGAGCAGATCTTTCCCACCAAATGGGCCTTTCAGCACCACAAATGCCTCAGCCCAACAACTTACAGTTCAATGCTCATAGGCTACCTCAGAAAGTGCAGCAACTTGATCAAGTTCCAAAGCTACCATCTACAATGAACTCACTGGGATCCATTATTCAGCCGCAACAGCTGAATGACATGACTCAGCAGTCAAGGCAAAATTTGGTTGCTCGGACTCTACCCTCTAGTCAAGTTTTGCAGCCTCAAGCCCTTGTCCGAAGTAACAATATCCTTCATCAGCAGCAAACATCTAATCCAACTCATCAACTCCCTCTAAGTCTTCCTCAAAAcctgcagcagcagcagcagcagcatcTTGTGGGCCCAAATCATCCGCAAAACTTAATGCATTCCCAGCTGCCTGATCCACTCAACCAGCATTTACAAGTGCCTGACAACCAGGTCCAGTTTCAACTGATGCAGAAACTTCAGCAGCAACAACAGTTGCTTTTGGCACAGCAATCTGCACTTCAGCAGCCTGGTCAACTTGCCCAACCCCAAGATCAACAAAGGCAGCTGTTAGATGCGTCTCAGAGCTTCTCTAGTTCTGTGACAGCTAGCCAAGTGTTAGAGATGCCTCAAAACATACCTACCTTGCTACCTCAATCTAATGTTGCCCCACAGCAGATGCCTAAAAATAACAGCCAGGCAAATGTTTGGTTCTCTCAGCCGCCTCTGCAGTCAAAAGTTCAGCAACAACAAACTGGAATGCTACCTGAAGTTCCTGGTCTTGTAGGTCCCTTCCAAACTACAGCAACAAATCAATTCTCCACAGCTGTTAGTAGTGTAATGACGTCTGCTGCTGTAGCCGCACCTTCTGTGATTACTGATGATAATCCATCATGCTCCACTTCACCATCTACAAACTGTCCAAGTGTTCTTCAACCAATGATAGACAGCAAAGTCCACAGGAGTGCTGGGTTAGGAGATGACATCAGTCAGTCTGCTGCCACAGTATTGAATGCTAATGCCTTGGAGACAATGTCAACTAAGGCTAATATGGTTAAAGAACAGCAGCAAAAGTCTGTTAAACCCTTGTTGAATATCTCCAAGAGTCAAAACCAAGGCTCTTTTGCCCCGCAAAACTGTATCAATGGTGCTACAGCACTTGCAGATTGTTTGGACACATCATCTTCTACAACTTCAGTTTGCCTTTCTCAAAGTGATGCTCATTTGCACCAAAACACACTGTCTTACAACCCTCAAACAATGTTGTTGAGAGATACAAGTCAAGAGGGAGAAGTTCAGGCATATCCAAGGAATAATGTTTCATATGGCAATAATATGGATAGCCAAATTGAGATGCCCATGAATTCTGACACTTTGTCTGCGAAAGGCATGATGGGACTGGGGAAGGATTTTTCAAATCACCTCTCTTCGGAAGGGATACTCGCCAGCTATGAAAACCCTAAAGATGCTCAGCAAGAACTTTCTTCGTCAATGGTTTCCCAGCCATATAGAGTTCCAGATATGGCGTTTAACTCCATTGATCCCACTATAAACCATAGCAGCTTCATAAACCGCAATGCATGGACCCCACCATCACAATTTCAGAGATTGCGAACATATACCAAG GTTTACAAACGTGGAGCTGTTGGAAGATCAATAGATATAACTCGTTATTCAGGTTATGATGAGCTCAAACAAGATTTGGCTCGTAGGTTTGGAATTGAGGGGCAGCTGGAAGACCGAGGGAGAGTAGGCTGGAAACTAGTCTATGTGGATCACGAGAACGATGTTCTGCTAGTAGGAGATGACCCATGGGA GGAGTTTATCAACTGTGTCCGATGCATCAAAATACTCTCCCCTCAGGAAGTCCAGCAGATGAGCATGGATGGAGAGTTTGGGAACTCTGTCCTGCCTAATCAAGACTGTAGCAGCTCTGGCAATGGGAATGCATAA
- the LOC107904307 gene encoding auxin response factor 19 isoform X1 codes for MNVVAAGVGSTANAAAPGSAEGEAPERRHINPELWQACAGPLVNLPAAGTHVVYFPQGHSEQVAASMKKDVDAQIPNYPNLPSKLLCLLHNVTLHADPETDEVYAQMTLQPVSSFDKEALLRSDLSLKSNKPQPEFFCKTLTASDTSTHGGFSVPRRAAEKIFPPLDFSMQTPAQELVARDLHENVWKFRHIYRGKPKRHLLTTGWSLFVSGKRLFAGDSVLFIRNETQQLLLGIRRANRQPANLSSSVLSSDSMHIGILAAAAHAAANNSPFTVFYNPRASLFEFVIPLAKYYKAVYNHQISPGMRFRMMFETEESGTRRYMGTITGISDIDPVRWKNSQWRNLQVGWDESTAGERRNRVSIWEIEPVTAPFFICPSPLFRSKRPRQPGMLADEYSDLDNLFKRPMPWLGDDICLKDSDAHPGLSLVQWMNMQQNPLLANSMQPNFMQSLAGSTMQNFDGADLSHQMGLSAPQMPQPNNLQFNAHRLPQKVQQLDQVPKLPSTMNSLGSIIQPQQLNDMTQQSRQNLVARTLPSSQVLQPQALVRSNNILHQQQTSNPTHQLPLSLPQNLQQQQQQHLVGPNHPQNLMHSQLPDPLNQHLQVPDNQVQFQLMQKLQQQQQLLLAQQSALQQPGQLAQPQDQQRQLLDASQSFSSSVTASQVLEMPQNIPTLLPQSNVAPQQMPKNNSQANVWFSQPPLQSKVQQQQTGMLPEVPGLVGPFQTTATNQFSTAVSSVMTSAAVAAPSVITDDNPSCSTSPSTNCPSVLQPMIDSKVHRSAGLGDDISQSAATVLNANALETMSTKANMVKEQQQKSVKPLLNISKSQNQGSFAPQNCINGATALADCLDTSSSTTSVCLSQSDAHLHQNTLSYNPQTMLLRDTSQEGEVQAYPRNNVSYGNNMDSQIEMPMNSDTLSAKGMMGLGKDFSNHLSSEGILASYENPKDAQQELSSSMVSQPYRVPDMAFNSIDPTINHSSFINRNAWTPPSQFQRLRTYTKVYKRGAVGRSIDITRYSGYDELKQDLARRFGIEGQLEDRGRVGWKLVYVDHENDVLLVGDDPWEEFINCVRCIKILSPQEVQQMSMDGEFGNSVLPNQDCSSSGNGNA; via the exons GTTGCAGCATCTATGAAGAAAGATGTGGATGCTCAAATTCCGAACTACCCAAATCTTCCTTCTAAGCTATTATGTCTCCTTCATAATGTCACCTTGCAT GCAGACCCAGAGACAGATGAAGTCTATGCTCAGATGACCCTCCAACCTGTTTCTTCG TTTGATAAGGAGGCGTTACTGAGATCAGATCTTTCTCTGAAGTCAAATAAGCCACAACCTGAATTCTTCTGTAAGACGTTGACAGCAAGTGATACAAGCACTCATGGAGGTTTTTCTGTTCCTCGACGTGCCGCCGAAAAGATTTTCCCTCCTCTT GATTTCTCGATGCAAACACCTGCTCAAGAACTTGTGGCCAGGGATCTGCATGAAAATGTCTGGAAGTTCCGCCATATCTATCGTG GAAAACCAAAGCGCCACTTGCTTACAACAGGATGGAGTCTATTTGTTAGTGGAAAGAGACTTTTTGCTGGTGATTCAGTTTTATTCATTAG AAATGAAACACAGCAGCTTCTCTTGGGTATAAGGCGTGCTAACAGGCAACCTGCCAATCTATCATCATCAGTACTGTCTAGTGATAGCATGCATATTGGCATCCTCGCTGCAGCTGCTCATGCAGCAGCAAACAATAGCCCTTTTACCGTGTTTTATAACCCAAG GGCTAGCCTATTTGAATTTGTTATTCCTTTAGCCAAGTACTATAAAGCAGTGTACAACCATCAAATATCACCTGGCATGCGCTTTCGAATGATGTTTGAAACTGAAGAGTCAGGAACAAGAAG GTATATGGGTACAATTACAGGAATCAGCGATATTGACCCTGTAAGATGGAAAAACTCACAATGGCGTAATTTGCAG GTTGGCTGGGACGAGTCAACTGCTGGGGAAAGACGTAATAGAGTATCCATTTGGGAAATCGAACCAGTTACAGCTCCATTTTTCATCTGTCCATCTCCATTGTTCAGATCTAAGCGTCCTAGGCAACCTGGAATGCTGG CTGATGAATACTCTGACTTAGATAATCTATTCAAGAGGCCAATGCCTTGGCTTGGTGATGATATATGCCTGAAGGATTCCGATGCTCATCCAGGGCTTAGCTTGGTCCAGTGGATGAACATGCAGCAAAATCCTCTGCTGGCAAACTCTATGCAGCCAAATTTCATGCAGTCTCTGGCTGGGTCTACTATGCAAAACTTTGACGGAGCAGATCTTTCCCACCAAATGGGCCTTTCAGCACCACAAATGCCTCAGCCCAACAACTTACAGTTCAATGCTCATAGGCTACCTCAGAAAGTGCAGCAACTTGATCAAGTTCCAAAGCTACCATCTACAATGAACTCACTGGGATCCATTATTCAGCCGCAACAGCTGAATGACATGACTCAGCAGTCAAGGCAAAATTTGGTTGCTCGGACTCTACCCTCTAGTCAAGTTTTGCAGCCTCAAGCCCTTGTCCGAAGTAACAATATCCTTCATCAGCAGCAAACATCTAATCCAACTCATCAACTCCCTCTAAGTCTTCCTCAAAAcctgcagcagcagcagcagcagcatcTTGTGGGCCCAAATCATCCGCAAAACTTAATGCATTCCCAGCTGCCTGATCCACTCAACCAGCATTTACAAGTGCCTGACAACCAGGTCCAGTTTCAACTGATGCAGAAACTTCAGCAGCAACAACAGTTGCTTTTGGCACAGCAATCTGCACTTCAGCAGCCTGGTCAACTTGCCCAACCCCAAGATCAACAAAGGCAGCTGTTAGATGCGTCTCAGAGCTTCTCTAGTTCTGTGACAGCTAGCCAAGTGTTAGAGATGCCTCAAAACATACCTACCTTGCTACCTCAATCTAATGTTGCCCCACAGCAGATGCCTAAAAATAACAGCCAGGCAAATGTTTGGTTCTCTCAGCCGCCTCTGCAGTCAAAAGTTCAGCAACAACAAACTGGAATGCTACCTGAAGTTCCTGGTCTTGTAGGTCCCTTCCAAACTACAGCAACAAATCAATTCTCCACAGCTGTTAGTAGTGTAATGACGTCTGCTGCTGTAGCCGCACCTTCTGTGATTACTGATGATAATCCATCATGCTCCACTTCACCATCTACAAACTGTCCAAGTGTTCTTCAACCAATGATAGACAGCAAAGTCCACAGGAGTGCTGGGTTAGGAGATGACATCAGTCAGTCTGCTGCCACAGTATTGAATGCTAATGCCTTGGAGACAATGTCAACTAAGGCTAATATGGTTAAAGAACAGCAGCAAAAGTCTGTTAAACCCTTGTTGAATATCTCCAAGAGTCAAAACCAAGGCTCTTTTGCCCCGCAAAACTGTATCAATGGTGCTACAGCACTTGCAGATTGTTTGGACACATCATCTTCTACAACTTCAGTTTGCCTTTCTCAAAGTGATGCTCATTTGCACCAAAACACACTGTCTTACAACCCTCAAACAATGTTGTTGAGAGATACAAGTCAAGAGGGAGAAGTTCAGGCATATCCAAGGAATAATGTTTCATATGGCAATAATATGGATAGCCAAATTGAGATGCCCATGAATTCTGACACTTTGTCTGCGAAAGGCATGATGGGACTGGGGAAGGATTTTTCAAATCACCTCTCTTCGGAAGGGATACTCGCCAGCTATGAAAACCCTAAAGATGCTCAGCAAGAACTTTCTTCGTCAATGGTTTCCCAGCCATATAGAGTTCCAGATATGGCGTTTAACTCCATTGATCCCACTATAAACCATAGCAGCTTCATAAACCGCAATGCATGGACCCCACCATCACAATTTCAGAGATTGCGAACATATACCAAG GTTTACAAACGTGGAGCTGTTGGAAGATCAATAGATATAACTCGTTATTCAGGTTATGATGAGCTCAAACAAGATTTGGCTCGTAGGTTTGGAATTGAGGGGCAGCTGGAAGACCGAGGGAGAGTAGGCTGGAAACTAGTCTATGTGGATCACGAGAACGATGTTCTGCTAGTAGGAGATGACCCATGGGA GGAGTTTATCAACTGTGTCCGATGCATCAAAATACTCTCCCCTCAGGAAGTCCAGCAGATGAGCATGGATGGAGAGTTTGGGAACTCTGTCCTGCCTAATCAAGACTGTAGCAGCTCTGGCAATGGGAATGCATAA